The window TTTCCTCGGCTGTCCCCCTGTCGAGGCACCTCCGATTGACTGGGATGTTCAGCACGTGCGTTTCCTCAATGACCTGAAGCCGCCGTACGACCTGACGTACGACGATGTGTTCATGGTGCCGAGCCGCTCCGCGGTCGGTTCCCGCCAGGGTGTGGACCTGTCCTCGCCCGACGGCACCGGCACCACCATTCCGCTCGTCGTGGCGAACATGACCGCCATCGCGGGCCGCCGGATGGCCGAGACCGTCGCCCGCCGCGGCGGCATCGTCGTCATCCCGCAGGACATCCCGATCGAGATCGTCACCGACGTCATCTCCTGGGTGAAGACCCGCCACCACGTGCTCGACACCCCGATCACGCTGGCGCCCACCCAGACGGTCGCCGACGCCCTCTCCCTGCTGCCCAAGCGCGCCCACGGCGCCGGCGTCGTCGTCGACGACGAGGGCCGCCCGGTCGGCGTCGTCACCGAGCACGACCTGACCGGTGTCGACCGCTTCACCCAGCTCTCCGAGGTCATGTCGAAGGAGCTGCTGCTCCTCGACGCCGACATCGACCCGCGCGAGGCCTTCAACCAGCTCGACGCCGGCCACCGCAAGCTGGCCCCGGCCGTCGACAAGGACGGCAGGCTCGTCGGCATCCTGACCCGCAAGGGCGCCCTGCGCGCGACCCTGTACACCCCGGCGACCGACGCCGACGGCAAGCTGCGCATCGCGGCCGCCGTCGGCATCAACGGCGACTTCGTGCAGAAGGCCAAGCAGCTGCTCGACGCGGGCGTGGACACGCTCGTCATCGACACGGCGCACGGCCACCAGGAGTCGATGATCAACGCGATCAAGGCCGTCCGCGGCCTGGACCCGAAGGTCCCGATCGTCGCCGGCAACATCGTCGCCGCCGAGGGCGTCAAGGACCTCATCGACGCCGGCGCGGACATCATCAAGGTCGGTGTGGGCCCCGGCGCCATGTGCACCACCCGCATGATGACCGGCGTGGGCCGCCCGCAGTTCTCCGCGGTGCTGGAGTGCGCGGCCGAGGCGAAGAAGTACGGCAAGCACGTGTGGGCCGACGGCGGCGTCCGCCACCCGCGCGACGTGGCGATGGCGCTCGCCGCCGGCGCGTCGAACGTGATGATCGGCTCCTGGTTCGCCGGTACGTACGAGTCCCCGGGCGACCTCCAGCAGTCCGCCGAGGGCCGGCTCTACAAGGAGTCCTTCGGCATGGCCTCCGCCCGCGCGGTGCAGAACCGCACGAGCGAGGAGTCGGCGTACGACCGTGCGCGCAAGGGGCTCTTCGAGGAGGGCATCTCCACCTCGCGCATGTTCCTCGACCCGGCCCGCCCGGGCGTCGAGGACCTGATCGACTCGATCATCGCGGGTGTGCGCTCCTCGTGCACGTACGCCGGTGCGGGCTCGCTCGCGGAGTTCGAGGAGAAGGCCGTGATCGGCATCCAGTCGGCGGCCGGCTACGCCGAGGGCAAGCCGCTGCACGCCAGCTGGAGCTAGTTCCCCGTTGTGCCCGTGACCCCGGTCGTCCCTCGCGGACGGCCGGGGCCACGGGCGTTCCCGGCTGCGCTGCCGCTGCCGGGGGCCGGCCCCCGGACCCCCGCGCCTCACACGCCGGCGAGGCTGAAGGATCGCCTCAAACGCCGGCGGGGCTGGATTTTCAGCCCGTGGCCCGTCCGTTCAGGGCGGGGAAGGGGTGTGGCCCGCAGGGGAACTGTGGACGCCCGCGCGGTATTTGGGGATGCGGATCGTGACCTTCATGCCCGCCCCGACGCCCGTCTCGATCACCGGCCCGTACTCGTCCCCGTACACCTGCCGGATCCGCTCGTCGACGTTCGGCAGCCCGATCCCCGACGAGCCGCCCCCACGCTCCCCGGCCAGGATCCGCCGCAGCAGCGCCGGATCCATCCCCACCCCGTTGTCCTCCACCGTGATCACCGCCTCCGCACCCGCGTCCCGCGCCGTGATCGTGATCCGGCACTCCTCGGTGGAGTCCTCCAGCCCGTGCTTGACGGCGTTCTCCACCAGCGGCTGCAGGCACAGGAAGGGCAGCGCCACCGGCAGCACCTCCGGCGCCACCTGCAGGGTCACCTTCAGCCGGTCGCCGAACCGGGCCCCGGCCAGCGCCAGATACTGCTGGACGGAGCGCAGCTCCTCGGCGAGGGTGGTGAAATCGCCGTGCCGGCGGAAGGAGTACCGGGTGAAGTCCGCGAACTCCAGCAGCAGTTCCCGGGCCCGCTCCGGATCGGTCCGGACGAACGAGGCGATCGCGGCCAGGGAGTTGAAGATGAAGTGCGGGGAGATCTGCGCCCGCAGCGCCTTGATCTCCGCCTCCATCAGCCGGGTCCGCGAGCGGTCCAGCTCGGAGAGCTCCAGCTGGACGGACACCCACCGCGCGACCTCCGTCGCCGCGCGCACCAGCACCGCCGACTCCCGCGACCCGTACGCCACCAGCGCACCCAGCACCCCGTCCTCGCCGGTGAGCGGGGCCACCACCGCCCACTTCAGCGGGCAGTCGGGCCGCTCGCACTCGGTCCGCACGCTCTGACTGCGCTCCGACTCCAGCATCACGGCCACCCGGGCCATCGCCCGCCGCTGGTGGTGGTCGGCGCCCGGTCCGTCCCAGGCCAGCACCGACTCCCGGTCGGTGAGGCACAGCGCCTCCGTGCCCAGCAGCGACCGCAGCCGCCGGGCGGCCTTGCGGGCGGCGTCCTCGGTCAGCCCGGCGCGCAGCGGGGGAGCGGCCAGCGAAGCGGTGTGCAGGGTGTGGAAGGTGGCCCGCTCCACTGGTGTCCCGAGGTCCAGTCCGGCCGCGCGTTCCCCGCTCCGGGCGTGCCACCGGCCGGCCGCCCAGCCCGCGGCCAGCATCAGGGCGGCGCCCGCCACCGCCAGCACGGCCAGCACGGCCGGCCCCACCCCGGTCACCGCCGGCCTCCCGCCCGGTCCCCGGCCACGACCTCCGGCAGGTGCAGCCGGGTCAGGGTGGCCGCCGTCCCGGCCGGGATCCGCGACCGGGTGGCCAGCGACACCGCCACCATCGTCAGGAACCCGAGCGGCACCGACCAGGCCGCCGGCCACGCCAGCAGCGTGTGCGTCCAGCCCGCCGGGGCCAGGCCCGCCCGGGTCGCCAGCACCGCGCTCAGCGCCGCCCCGCCGCCGGTGACCAGCCCGGCCACCGCACCCGGCGGGGTCAGCCCGCGCCACCAGATGCCCAGCACCAGCAGCGGGCAGAACGAGGAGGCCGACACGGCGAAGGCCAGGCCCACCGCGTCCGCCACCGGCACCTCCGTCGCGGCCACGCTCCCGCCCAGCGGCACCAGGATCGCCACGAGCACCGCGGAGCGGAAGCTGCGCACCCCGCGCGCCCGCAGCACGTCCTGGTGCAGCACCCCGGCCACCGCCATGGTCAGCCCCGAAGCCGTCGACAGGAATGCCGCGAAGGCGCCCCCGGCCAGCAGCGCCCCCAGCAGTTCGCCGAGCAGCCCGCCGAGCATCCGCTCGGGCAGCACCAGCACCGCCGCGTCCGCGTCGCCGGTGAGGGCGAGCTCGGGGGCGTAGATCCGGCCCAGCGCCCCGTACACGGGCGGCAGCAGGTAGAAGACCCCGACCAGCGCGAGCACGACGAGCGTGGTGCGCCGCGCGGCCCGCCCGTTGGGGCTGGTGTAGAAGCGCACCGCGACGTGCGGCAGGCCCATCGTGCCCAGGAAGGTGGCCAGGATCAGCCCGTACGTGGCGTACAGCCGGTACTCCCGGCGGTCCCCGGACACCGGCTCCGACCAGCTGGACGCGCCCAGACCCGCCTCCGCGCGGGTGTCCGGTACGGGAGTGTCCGGGGCGAACTCCAGCCGCGCGTGGGCCCGTACGGAGTGCTCACCAGCGGCCAGGGTCAGCGGGACCGCCACCAGGGTGCGCCCGTCCACCTGCCCGGTCACCGTCACCGTCAGCGGCTCCTTCACGGACAGCCGCACGTCCTGGGCCAGCGTCACCGAGGTGTGCTCCCGGAAGACGGCCGGGGCGTCGAAGCTGGCCCGCGGCGCGCCGTCCCCGGCCC of the Streptomyces sp. NBC_01294 genome contains:
- a CDS encoding GuaB1 family IMP dehydrogenase-related protein → MRFLNDLKPPYDLTYDDVFMVPSRSAVGSRQGVDLSSPDGTGTTIPLVVANMTAIAGRRMAETVARRGGIVVIPQDIPIEIVTDVISWVKTRHHVLDTPITLAPTQTVADALSLLPKRAHGAGVVVDDEGRPVGVVTEHDLTGVDRFTQLSEVMSKELLLLDADIDPREAFNQLDAGHRKLAPAVDKDGRLVGILTRKGALRATLYTPATDADGKLRIAAAVGINGDFVQKAKQLLDAGVDTLVIDTAHGHQESMINAIKAVRGLDPKVPIVAGNIVAAEGVKDLIDAGADIIKVGVGPGAMCTTRMMTGVGRPQFSAVLECAAEAKKYGKHVWADGGVRHPRDVAMALAAGASNVMIGSWFAGTYESPGDLQQSAEGRLYKESFGMASARAVQNRTSEESAYDRARKGLFEEGISTSRMFLDPARPGVEDLIDSIIAGVRSSCTYAGAGSLAEFEEKAVIGIQSAAGYAEGKPLHASWS
- a CDS encoding sensor histidine kinase — encoded protein: MTGVGPAVLAVLAVAGAALMLAAGWAAGRWHARSGERAAGLDLGTPVERATFHTLHTASLAAPPLRAGLTEDAARKAARRLRSLLGTEALCLTDRESVLAWDGPGADHHQRRAMARVAVMLESERSQSVRTECERPDCPLKWAVVAPLTGEDGVLGALVAYGSRESAVLVRAATEVARWVSVQLELSELDRSRTRLMEAEIKALRAQISPHFIFNSLAAIASFVRTDPERARELLLEFADFTRYSFRRHGDFTTLAEELRSVQQYLALAGARFGDRLKVTLQVAPEVLPVALPFLCLQPLVENAVKHGLEDSTEECRITITARDAGAEAVITVEDNGVGMDPALLRRILAGERGGGSSGIGLPNVDERIRQVYGDEYGPVIETGVGAGMKVTIRIPKYRAGVHSSPAGHTPSPP
- a CDS encoding sodium/solute symporter gives rise to the protein MNQTYALTAVAVVVLVTVLVGALGLRISRTTSDFYVASRTVGPRLNAAAISGEYLSAASFLGVAGLVLLQGPEMLWYPVGYTAGYVVLLVLVAAPLRRSGAYTLPDFAEARLESQAVRRIAVLFVVGVGWLYLLPQLQGAGLTLEILTGAPHWVGGLVVAFVVSAAVAAGGMRSITFVQAFQYWLKLTALLVPAFFLVAAWAGDGAPRASFDAPAVFREHTSVTLAQDVRLSVKEPLTVTVTGQVDGRTLVAVPLTLAAGEHSVRAHARLEFAPDTPVPDTRAEAGLGASSWSEPVSGDRREYRLYATYGLILATFLGTMGLPHVAVRFYTSPNGRAARRTTLVVLALVGVFYLLPPVYGALGRIYAPELALTGDADAAVLVLPERMLGGLLGELLGALLAGGAFAAFLSTASGLTMAVAGVLHQDVLRARGVRSFRSAVLVAILVPLGGSVAATEVPVADAVGLAFAVSASSFCPLLVLGIWWRGLTPPGAVAGLVTGGGAALSAVLATRAGLAPAGWTHTLLAWPAAWSVPLGFLTMVAVSLATRSRIPAGTAATLTRLHLPEVVAGDRAGGRR